In a single window of the Aminomonas paucivorans DSM 12260 genome:
- the typA gene encoding translational GTPase TypA, translating into MTAPEMIRNVAIVAHIDHGKTTLIDSIFRAAHTFRENARVAERVMDSRDLERERGITIKAKHCTVNWQGYRINIVDTPGHADFSGEVERVLSLVDSVILLVDAAEGPMPQTRYVLMRALRLGLRPIVVVNKVDRSHANPAQALDKTFDLFVELGATDEQCDFPVLYGSGLEGWLVEDLDAGADQDLEALFRTLVDYVPAPKANSEAPFLMQVSTLAWSDYLGQIGCGKILQGTLRKGDSLTQTRVRWTDPERSGHETLWSRPASCVHLFTTQGLDREEAEEAGAGDIVWFSGPDEISLGDLFSSPQLENPSLPPLDIEEPTVSMFFLVNTGPFAGKEGQAVTLRQLKARLERETKTDVALRVEDLGRPDGVKVSGRGELHLAILVEEMRREGMEFCVSRPEIITHRDDAGKLLEPVEELLIDVPEDYQGVVIQKLALRKGELLSMANSGTGLLRLEYRIPTRGLIGYRNEFLTDTRGLGVLTSRFVGYAPWFGEMTGRSRGSLVSLDGGLATSYSLENLQTRGTLFLSPGDPVYCGMVVGECSRPKDLPCNPAKRKQLTNHRSATKDAMIILDVPRKLNVDSALEWIGEDELVEVTPPSVRVRKIILDPTERKRAAMKAGAGTTEAEEDEE; encoded by the coding sequence ATGACCGCACCGGAAATGATCCGCAACGTGGCCATCGTGGCCCACATCGACCACGGCAAGACCACCCTCATCGATTCCATCTTCCGCGCCGCCCACACCTTCCGAGAGAACGCCCGGGTCGCCGAACGGGTGATGGACAGCCGCGACCTGGAGAGGGAGCGGGGCATCACCATCAAGGCCAAGCACTGCACGGTGAACTGGCAGGGATACCGCATCAACATCGTGGATACCCCGGGACACGCGGACTTCTCGGGAGAGGTGGAACGGGTCCTCTCCCTGGTGGATTCGGTGATCCTCCTGGTGGACGCGGCGGAGGGCCCCATGCCCCAGACCCGCTACGTCCTCATGCGGGCCCTGCGCCTGGGGCTGCGCCCCATCGTGGTGGTGAACAAGGTGGACCGGTCCCACGCGAACCCCGCCCAGGCCCTGGACAAGACCTTCGACCTCTTCGTGGAGCTGGGAGCCACGGACGAGCAGTGCGACTTCCCGGTGCTCTACGGCTCCGGCCTGGAGGGCTGGCTGGTGGAAGACCTGGACGCCGGGGCGGACCAAGACCTGGAGGCCCTCTTCCGCACCCTGGTGGACTACGTCCCCGCCCCGAAGGCCAACTCCGAGGCCCCCTTCCTGATGCAGGTGAGCACCCTGGCCTGGAGCGACTATCTGGGGCAGATCGGCTGCGGCAAGATCCTTCAGGGGACCCTCCGCAAAGGAGATTCCCTGACCCAGACCCGGGTCCGCTGGACCGACCCGGAACGGTCGGGACACGAGACCCTCTGGAGCCGCCCCGCCTCCTGCGTCCACCTGTTCACCACCCAGGGGCTGGACCGGGAAGAGGCGGAGGAGGCGGGAGCGGGGGACATCGTGTGGTTCTCCGGCCCCGACGAGATCTCCCTGGGGGACCTCTTCTCCTCTCCTCAGCTGGAGAATCCCTCCCTCCCCCCCCTGGACATCGAGGAGCCCACGGTGTCCATGTTCTTCCTGGTGAACACCGGGCCCTTCGCGGGCAAGGAGGGACAGGCGGTGACCCTGCGGCAGCTGAAGGCCCGTCTGGAGCGGGAGACCAAGACCGACGTGGCCCTGCGGGTGGAGGACCTGGGCCGCCCCGACGGGGTGAAGGTGTCCGGTCGCGGGGAGCTGCACCTGGCCATCCTGGTGGAGGAGATGCGCCGGGAGGGCATGGAGTTCTGCGTGTCCCGGCCGGAGATCATCACCCACCGGGACGACGCGGGGAAGCTGCTGGAGCCGGTGGAGGAACTCCTCATCGACGTGCCCGAGGACTACCAGGGAGTGGTGATCCAGAAACTGGCCCTGCGCAAGGGGGAGCTGCTCTCCATGGCCAACTCCGGCACGGGGCTGCTGCGCCTGGAGTACCGCATCCCCACCCGGGGGCTCATCGGCTACCGCAACGAGTTCCTCACGGACACCCGTGGGCTGGGGGTACTCACCAGCCGGTTCGTGGGCTACGCCCCCTGGTTCGGGGAGATGACGGGACGCAGCCGGGGCTCGCTGGTGAGCCTCGACGGAGGACTGGCCACCAGCTACTCCCTGGAGAACCTCCAGACCCGAGGGACCCTCTTCCTCTCCCCCGGAGACCCGGTGTACTGCGGCATGGTGGTGGGAGAATGCTCCCGCCCCAAGGATCTGCCCTGCAACCCCGCCAAACGGAAGCAGCTCACCAACCACCGCTCCGCCACCAAGGACGCCATGATCATCCTGGACGTCCCCCGGAAGCTGAACGTGGACAGCGCCCTGGAGTGGATCGGGGAGGACGAGCTGGTGGAGGTGACTCCCCCCTCCGTGCGGGTGCGCAAGATCATCCTGGACCCCACGGAGCGCAAGCGCGCCGCCATGAAGGCGGGGGCGGGGACCACGGAAGCGGAAGAGGACGAAGAATAG
- a CDS encoding DedA family protein codes for MSLLQDLIGWIVATIGHMGYPGVVALMFLESSFFPFPSEVVVPPAGYLASVGEMNLWAVIASGILGSLLGALFNYWIAVHWGRPFFERYGKYFLVSPSSLDKADRFFARHGHISTFTGRLLPVIRQYVSLPAGIARMPLGSFCFFTALGSGIWVVVLALVGYWIGNNQELVHQALHRITFLLVGGCVLLVGAYVWWQRRRRGTAPGGA; via the coding sequence ATGTCTCTGCTGCAGGATCTGATCGGCTGGATCGTGGCCACCATCGGCCACATGGGGTATCCCGGCGTGGTGGCCCTGATGTTCCTGGAATCGTCGTTCTTTCCCTTTCCCAGCGAGGTGGTGGTGCCCCCGGCGGGATACCTGGCCAGCGTCGGGGAGATGAACCTGTGGGCGGTCATCGCCTCGGGCATCCTGGGCAGCCTCCTGGGGGCCCTGTTCAACTACTGGATCGCCGTGCATTGGGGGCGTCCCTTCTTCGAGCGATACGGGAAGTACTTCCTGGTGAGTCCCTCGTCCCTGGACAAGGCGGACCGTTTCTTCGCCCGGCACGGCCACATCAGCACCTTCACGGGGCGTCTGCTTCCGGTGATCCGTCAGTACGTGTCCCTTCCCGCGGGGATCGCCCGGATGCCCCTGGGCTCCTTCTGCTTCTTCACCGCCCTGGGGTCGGGAATCTGGGTGGTGGTGCTGGCCCTGGTGGGGTACTGGATCGGCAACAACCAGGAACTGGTGCACCAGGCCCTTCACCGGATCACCTTCCTCCTGGTGGGAGGGTGCGTCCTCCTGGTGGGGGCCTACGTCTGGTGGCAGCGGCGCAGGCGCGGGACGGCGCCCGGGGGTGCCTAG
- a CDS encoding acyl-CoA thioesterase, with product MAPFEHPLTLRVRYSETDQMGIAYHANYLVWFEVARTDYCRALGMPYVDWEKQGIFLPVVEAHCRYKKPARYDDALNVLCWVSELKPHSLVFSYRVLREDLLLAEGWTKHGICDAQGRLVRGDNPFYRWMEERNP from the coding sequence ATGGCCCCCTTCGAGCACCCGCTGACCCTGCGGGTCCGATACAGCGAGACGGACCAGATGGGCATCGCCTACCACGCCAACTACCTGGTCTGGTTCGAGGTGGCCCGGACGGACTACTGCCGGGCCCTGGGGATGCCCTACGTGGACTGGGAGAAGCAGGGGATCTTCCTTCCCGTGGTGGAGGCGCACTGCCGCTACAAGAAGCCTGCCCGGTACGACGACGCTCTGAACGTCCTCTGCTGGGTTTCGGAGCTGAAACCCCACAGCCTGGTGTTTTCCTACCGGGTGCTGCGGGAGGACCTCCTCCTGGCGGAGGGATGGACGAAGCACGGCATCTGCGACGCTCAGGGAAGGCTCGTCCGGGGGGACAACCCCTTCTATCGATGGATGGAGGAGCGGAACCCCTAG
- a CDS encoding type II secretion system protein, protein MDGGAEPLGVSRPLGGRGGYTLLEVLVVFSLLSALSGLIWIVAGPPRFAGAGRERAREAALRGAQWLQGRLLQAREEGRNFRFRVSLADRLPYLEIRWEDTGLWERYDSGENAWFRGEGPARWAFYSTKWHTLSPGMVLYVFSDRESSPAAVAFIVISPACRVSVVRQGP, encoded by the coding sequence ATGGATGGAGGAGCGGAACCCCTAGGCGTTTCCCGCCCCCTCGGAGGGCGGGGCGGGTACACCCTCCTGGAGGTTCTGGTGGTCTTCTCCCTTTTATCCGCTCTCTCCGGACTGATCTGGATCGTGGCGGGTCCCCCGCGATTTGCGGGGGCGGGAAGGGAGCGAGCCCGGGAGGCGGCGCTGCGTGGGGCGCAGTGGCTCCAGGGACGCCTGCTTCAGGCCCGGGAGGAGGGGCGGAACTTCCGGTTCCGCGTTTCCCTGGCGGACCGGCTTCCGTATCTGGAGATCCGCTGGGAGGACACGGGGCTCTGGGAACGGTACGATTCCGGGGAGAACGCTTGGTTTCGCGGGGAAGGACCGGCCCGTTGGGCCTTCTACAGCACCAAGTGGCACACCCTGTCCCCCGGGATGGTTCTTTACGTCTTTTCGGACCGAGAGTCCAGCCCTGCCGCCGTCGCTTTCATCGTGATCTCCCCGGCCTGCCGGGTCTCGGTGGTCCGGCAAGGGCCCTGA
- a CDS encoding urocanate hydratase, whose product MSLSNEQIAQAMIVRLDDGLPEMPAFEPGIRRAPDRGFTLTEAQTVVALKNALRYVPEKFHAQLAPEFLEELRTRGRIYGYRFRPAGRLRGKPLDQYQGNCVEGRAFQVMIDNNLDFDVALYPYELVTYGETGQVCQNWMQYRLIMKYLQVMTQDQTLVIQSGHPLGLFKSRPDAPRVILSNGLMVGLYDNPQDWHLATQLGVANYGQMTAGGWMYIGPQGIVHGTFNTLLNAGRLRLGLAGDQDLKGHLFVSSGLGGMSGAQPKAAEIAGAVGVVAEVDYSRIQTRLDQGWVSKASSDLAEVFRWARDAMDKKQPLSIAYHGNIVDLLQHCVDHRVEVELLSDQTSCHAAYDGGYCPQGLSFEERTALLKEDRTRFCQQVDRTLKKHYELIKTLTERGTYFFDYGNSFLKAVYDAGVLEVSKNGVDDKDGFVFPSYVEDIMGPMLFDYGYGPFRWVCLSGLPEDLKKTDQAAMDCIDPNRRGQDRDNWVWIRDAEKNRLVVGTQARILYQDAEGRVRIALKFNEMVRKGEVGPIMLGRDHHDVSGTDSPFRETANIKDGSNMMAEMATHCYAGNAARGMSLVALHNGGGVGISKAINGGFGLVLDGSARVDEIIRSALSWDVMGGVARRAWARNPHAMEVSLEHNRNSDGRDHITLPYLPKEGFVEDLVNRAFRG is encoded by the coding sequence ATGAGCCTTTCCAACGAGCAGATCGCCCAGGCCATGATCGTTCGTCTCGACGACGGATTGCCGGAGATGCCCGCCTTCGAGCCGGGCATCCGTCGCGCCCCGGATCGCGGCTTCACCCTCACGGAGGCCCAGACCGTGGTGGCCCTGAAGAACGCCCTTCGGTACGTGCCGGAGAAGTTCCATGCCCAGCTGGCGCCGGAGTTCCTGGAGGAGCTGCGTACCCGGGGCCGCATCTACGGCTACCGGTTCCGCCCCGCGGGACGCCTCCGGGGCAAACCCCTCGACCAGTACCAGGGGAACTGCGTGGAGGGCAGGGCCTTTCAGGTGATGATCGACAACAACCTGGACTTCGACGTGGCCCTGTATCCCTACGAGCTGGTTACCTACGGGGAGACGGGACAGGTGTGCCAGAACTGGATGCAATACCGGCTCATCATGAAGTACCTCCAGGTGATGACCCAGGACCAGACCCTGGTGATCCAGTCCGGGCACCCCCTGGGCCTCTTCAAGTCCCGCCCCGATGCCCCTCGGGTGATCCTCTCCAACGGCCTCATGGTGGGGCTCTACGACAACCCCCAGGACTGGCACCTGGCCACGCAGCTGGGGGTGGCCAACTACGGCCAGATGACCGCGGGCGGCTGGATGTACATCGGCCCCCAGGGCATCGTCCACGGTACCTTCAACACCCTGCTCAACGCCGGGCGGCTTCGGCTGGGGCTTGCGGGAGACCAGGACCTCAAGGGGCACCTGTTCGTCTCCTCCGGCCTCGGGGGGATGAGCGGCGCCCAGCCCAAGGCAGCGGAGATCGCCGGGGCGGTGGGGGTCGTGGCGGAGGTGGACTACAGCCGCATCCAGACCCGACTGGACCAGGGGTGGGTGAGCAAGGCCTCCTCCGACCTGGCGGAGGTCTTCCGCTGGGCCCGGGACGCCATGGACAAGAAGCAGCCCCTCTCCATCGCCTACCACGGCAACATCGTGGACCTGCTCCAGCACTGCGTGGACCACCGGGTGGAGGTGGAGCTTCTCTCCGACCAGACCTCCTGCCACGCCGCCTATGACGGGGGCTACTGCCCCCAGGGCCTTTCCTTCGAGGAGCGCACGGCGCTGCTCAAGGAGGATCGGACCCGGTTCTGCCAGCAGGTGGACCGCACCCTGAAGAAGCATTACGAACTCATCAAGACCCTCACGGAGCGGGGGACCTACTTCTTCGACTACGGCAACTCCTTCCTCAAGGCGGTGTACGACGCGGGGGTGCTGGAGGTCTCCAAGAACGGAGTGGACGACAAGGACGGCTTCGTCTTCCCCTCCTACGTGGAGGACATCATGGGGCCCATGCTCTTCGACTACGGTTACGGCCCCTTCCGGTGGGTCTGCCTCTCCGGCCTCCCCGAGGATCTGAAGAAGACCGACCAGGCCGCCATGGACTGCATTGACCCCAACCGCCGGGGCCAGGACCGGGACAACTGGGTCTGGATCCGGGACGCGGAGAAGAACCGCCTCGTGGTGGGCACCCAGGCCCGCATCCTCTATCAGGACGCGGAGGGGCGGGTGCGCATCGCCCTGAAGTTCAACGAGATGGTCCGCAAGGGTGAGGTGGGGCCCATCATGCTGGGACGGGACCACCACGACGTGTCCGGCACGGACAGTCCCTTCCGGGAAACCGCCAACATCAAGGACGGCAGCAACATGATGGCGGAGATGGCCACCCACTGCTATGCGGGCAACGCAGCCCGGGGGATGAGCCTCGTGGCGCTGCACAACGGCGGCGGCGTGGGCATCAGCAAGGCCATCAACGGGGGCTTCGGCCTCGTGTTGGACGGTTCCGCCCGGGTGGACGAGATCATCCGGTCCGCTCTGTCCTGGGACGTCATGGGGGGGGTGGCGAGGCGCGCCTGGGCCCGGAACCCCCACGCCATGGAGGTGTCCCTGGAGCACAACCGAAACTCCGACGGGCGGGACCACATCACCCTGCCCTACCTGCCCAAGGAGGGTTTCGTGGAAGACTTGGTGAACCGGGCCTTCCGGGGCTGA
- a CDS encoding glycoside hydrolase family 26 protein, with product MPRLRAVLLALGAAVLLVAPARGEVLLPPQEGLYLSGHPDCGLRDETVTSKGVRDFVALTGRPLVWSYLSWHWDGRFPFPAEACRVLHREGVVPLVGILPWSTGEQNRPEPRVTLKALLAGRYDRPLRAAARQVRGLGFPVMLCFGPEADGGWFPWSGRFNGGSRRDGYGSPDLPDGPERFRDAFRRVVRLFREEGAVDVTWVFHAAERPGPDLPWNGTQGYYPGDGFADWIGVSLYGWLRSGPVREMGDLLAGALPRLEALSSRRPLAVLEWGIAAGPGVDKGGWIRNAFEAFTSGEHPRLRAVAWWDKARRPDGTPSGLALEESPEGVRAYREGAASRAFGSPARFGPRRD from the coding sequence GTGCCTAGGCTTCGGGCGGTCCTCCTGGCCCTGGGGGCGGCGGTCCTGCTTGTCGCTCCAGCCCGGGGGGAAGTGCTCCTGCCTCCGCAGGAGGGGCTCTACCTATCAGGACACCCGGACTGCGGCCTCCGGGACGAGACGGTCACCTCAAAGGGGGTCCGGGACTTCGTGGCCCTCACGGGGCGCCCCCTGGTGTGGAGCTACCTGAGCTGGCACTGGGATGGGAGGTTTCCCTTCCCCGCGGAGGCCTGTCGGGTCCTCCACCGGGAAGGGGTGGTGCCTCTGGTGGGGATCCTCCCCTGGTCCACGGGGGAGCAGAATCGTCCGGAGCCCCGGGTCACCCTGAAAGCCCTCCTGGCGGGGCGCTACGACCGACCCCTTCGGGCGGCGGCCCGGCAGGTACGGGGCCTGGGGTTTCCCGTGATGCTGTGCTTCGGCCCCGAGGCGGACGGGGGCTGGTTCCCCTGGTCCGGCCGCTTCAACGGGGGAAGCCGCAGGGACGGCTACGGCAGCCCCGACCTGCCCGACGGACCGGAGCGCTTCCGGGACGCCTTCCGGAGGGTGGTGCGTCTCTTCCGGGAGGAAGGGGCGGTGGACGTCACGTGGGTCTTCCACGCTGCGGAGCGTCCCGGGCCGGACCTGCCCTGGAACGGGACGCAGGGTTACTACCCCGGGGACGGGTTCGCCGACTGGATCGGCGTGAGCCTCTACGGGTGGCTGCGCTCCGGACCGGTGCGGGAGATGGGGGACCTGCTGGCGGGGGCCCTGCCCCGGCTGGAGGCCCTGTCGTCCCGGCGCCCCCTGGCGGTGTTGGAGTGGGGGATCGCCGCGGGTCCGGGGGTGGACAAGGGAGGGTGGATCCGAAATGCCTTCGAGGCCTTCACCTCCGGGGAGCACCCTCGTCTTCGGGCGGTGGCCTGGTGGGACAAGGCCCGTCGCCCCGACGGAACCCCCTCGGGGCTGGCCCTGGAGGAGAGTCCCGAAGGAGTTCGAGCCTACCGGGAGGGGGCGGCTTCCCGGGCCTTCGGCAGTCCGGCCCGGTTCGGCCCGAGGAGGGACTAA
- a CDS encoding CoA-binding protein — protein sequence MRKWVCVPSRVALVGASPREDRPVSGIQAYLQARGFTVYPVNPAYRGASLGGVPCLGGLEDLPGPVDLVVLFLSPEKQAEALHQVRRLSPTPVVWFQPGAENPLGAENLRREGVEVVEDCILATHKRLCGKA from the coding sequence GTGAGGAAATGGGTGTGCGTCCCCTCCCGGGTGGCGTTGGTGGGGGCTTCCCCTCGGGAGGATCGCCCCGTGTCGGGGATTCAGGCGTATCTGCAGGCCCGAGGCTTTACGGTCTACCCGGTGAATCCCGCCTACCGGGGCGCCTCCCTGGGAGGGGTGCCCTGCCTGGGGGGGCTGGAGGACCTGCCCGGTCCTGTGGACCTGGTGGTCCTCTTTCTCTCTCCGGAGAAGCAGGCCGAGGCGCTGCATCAAGTGCGTCGCCTGTCCCCGACCCCGGTGGTCTGGTTTCAGCCCGGGGCGGAAAACCCCCTGGGGGCGGAGAATCTGCGGCGGGAGGGGGTCGAGGTGGTGGAGGACTGCATCCTGGCGACCCACAAGCGCCTTTGCGGGAAGGCCTGA
- a CDS encoding heavy metal translocating P-type ATPase: MTEPRKHTYRVTGMTCATCSRMAQRALARVPGVQYASVNLATETAFVLTDPSVGEETLREAVMGAGYDLLSQVPEDLEARRYAQAVRNLVFVLALTIPLSLAMLAHMGGRHVPFYPFLELVLGGLVVFWGGLATLRGAWIALIHRHANMDTLVTLGALSSWSTALLRLAGVAIPSFGAIGAMILALHVLGRFIESHLRDRATREVKALMRLQAAEARVIRQEEAFLIPLEAVLGGDRVQVLPGERIPVDGRVVEGLSSVDESLVTGESVPVLRREGDEVTGGSLNLSGVLLLETVRVGEDAFLAQMLRMVREAQGSKVPLQALADRTTLVFVPLVAFLAAAAALGWLLVPDAMEVLRRLVPLAGRTDGDAGVTALYAAIATLVIACPCALGLATPMALAVGAGEASRRGMLLRNAEAFQTLRAVRVALLDKTGTLTQGEPRVAVSRLEPEASAAALALEERSNHPLARAVTTFLRNAEGVSPVVGLEEVEETPGEGIGGVLKGRSWFVGRPLDSGKYRDLLDQGCTLVEVRRDGEVQGVLGVTDPLRTGSVEAVRRLEELGIRVVMATGDHPAVAERVARETGIREVHAGVHPGDKLDLVRRFQAGGERVLMVGDGLNDAGALKGADVGVAMGSGLDLALDSADLILVRGELAGLADAVLLSRKLVRVVAQNLVGAFFYNLVALPLAMLGLLHPALAEVAMGASSITVILNSLRIRGREKGEMES, from the coding sequence ATGACGGAACCCCGAAAGCACACCTATCGCGTCACCGGCATGACCTGCGCCACCTGCTCCCGCATGGCCCAACGGGCCTTGGCCCGGGTCCCGGGAGTGCAGTACGCTTCGGTGAACCTGGCCACGGAGACGGCCTTCGTCCTGACGGACCCCTCCGTGGGGGAGGAGACGCTTCGGGAGGCCGTGATGGGAGCCGGATACGATCTCCTTTCCCAGGTCCCGGAAGATCTGGAGGCCCGCCGCTACGCCCAGGCGGTGCGCAACCTGGTCTTCGTCCTGGCCCTGACGATCCCCCTCTCTCTGGCCATGCTGGCCCACATGGGAGGCCGTCACGTGCCCTTCTACCCCTTCCTGGAGCTGGTCCTGGGAGGGCTGGTGGTGTTCTGGGGCGGGCTGGCCACCCTGCGGGGGGCCTGGATCGCCCTGATTCACCGGCACGCCAACATGGACACCCTGGTGACCCTGGGGGCCCTTTCGTCCTGGAGCACCGCCTTGCTGCGCCTGGCGGGGGTTGCCATCCCCTCCTTCGGGGCCATCGGAGCCATGATCCTGGCGCTCCACGTCCTGGGCCGCTTCATCGAATCCCACCTGCGGGATCGGGCCACCCGGGAGGTGAAGGCCCTTATGCGTCTCCAGGCTGCGGAGGCCCGGGTGATCCGTCAGGAGGAGGCGTTTCTGATTCCCCTGGAGGCGGTTTTGGGGGGAGACCGGGTGCAGGTGCTCCCGGGAGAGCGGATTCCCGTGGACGGGCGGGTCGTGGAAGGGCTCTCATCGGTGGATGAATCCCTGGTGACCGGGGAGTCCGTGCCCGTGCTCCGCCGGGAGGGGGACGAAGTGACCGGGGGCTCCCTGAACCTCTCGGGGGTGCTGCTTCTGGAGACGGTGAGGGTGGGGGAGGACGCCTTCCTGGCCCAGATGCTCCGCATGGTCCGGGAGGCCCAGGGAAGCAAGGTCCCCCTCCAGGCCCTGGCGGACCGGACCACCCTGGTCTTCGTGCCCCTGGTGGCCTTTCTGGCTGCCGCCGCCGCCCTGGGGTGGCTGCTGGTCCCGGACGCCATGGAGGTCCTGAGGCGCCTGGTCCCCTTGGCGGGGAGAACGGACGGTGACGCTGGCGTCACGGCCCTCTACGCCGCCATCGCCACCCTGGTGATCGCCTGCCCCTGCGCCTTGGGCCTGGCCACCCCCATGGCCCTGGCCGTGGGGGCCGGAGAGGCCTCCCGGCGGGGGATGCTGCTGCGCAACGCCGAGGCCTTCCAGACCCTTCGGGCCGTCCGGGTGGCCCTTCTGGACAAGACGGGCACCCTCACCCAGGGGGAACCCCGGGTGGCGGTTTCCCGTCTGGAACCGGAGGCCTCCGCGGCGGCCCTGGCCCTGGAGGAGCGGTCGAATCACCCCCTGGCCCGGGCGGTGACGACGTTTCTTCGGAACGCAGAGGGGGTTTCTCCCGTCGTGGGGCTTGAGGAGGTCGAAGAAACCCCTGGGGAGGGCATCGGGGGCGTCCTGAAAGGGCGGTCCTGGTTTGTGGGACGCCCCTTGGATTCCGGAAAGTACCGGGACCTGCTGGATCAGGGCTGTACTCTGGTGGAGGTGCGCCGGGACGGGGAGGTCCAGGGAGTCCTGGGGGTGACGGACCCCCTGCGGACGGGGAGCGTGGAGGCGGTGCGGCGTCTGGAGGAGCTGGGGATCCGGGTGGTCATGGCCACGGGGGATCACCCCGCCGTGGCGGAGCGGGTGGCCCGGGAGACGGGCATCCGGGAGGTCCACGCGGGGGTGCATCCCGGAGACAAGCTGGACCTGGTGCGTCGTTTCCAGGCGGGGGGCGAGCGGGTCCTCATGGTGGGAGACGGGCTCAACGACGCGGGGGCCCTCAAGGGAGCGGACGTGGGGGTGGCCATGGGAAGCGGTCTGGACCTGGCCCTGGACAGCGCGGACCTCATCCTGGTCCGGGGGGAGCTGGCGGGCCTGGCCGACGCGGTGCTCCTTTCCCGAAAGCTGGTGCGGGTGGTGGCCCAGAATCTTGTGGGGGCCTTCTTCTATAACCTGGTGGCCCTGCCCCTGGCGATGCTGGGGCTGCTGCACCCCGCCCTGGCGGAGGTGGCCATGGGGGCCAGCTCCATCACGGTGATCCTCAACTCCCTGAGGATT